GATCAGCGCGGCGGCGCCGAAGCCGAGGGCGAGGGTCATCAGGTAGAAGACACCGATCAGGCCGATGGCCCACAGGACGGACTTGCGGGCGGCCTTGGCGGTGGGGACGGTGTAGAAGCGGATCAGGATGTGCGGCAGGCCGGCCGTGCCCAGGACCAGGGCGATGCCGAGGGAGAGGAAGTCCAGCTTGCTGGTGCCGGTGGCGCCGTACCGCAGGCCGGGCTCCAGGAAGGCGCTGCCCTTGCCGCTGTTGTCGGCGGCCCTGCCGAGCAGTTCGGAGATGTTGAAGTCGAACTTCAGCAGGACGAGGAAGGTCAGCAGCACGGCGCCGGCGATGAGCAGCACCGCCTTGACCATCTGGACCCAGGTGGTGCCCTTCATGCCGCCGATGGTGACGTACACGATCATCAGCAGGCCGACCAGGGCGACGATGCCGATCTTGCCGCCGTCGCTGGTGATGCCGAGGAGCAGGGAGACCAGCACGCCGGCGCCGGCCATCTGGGCCAGCAGGTAGAAGATCGACACGACGATGGTGGAGGTGCCGGCCGCGGTGCGCACGGGGCGCTGGCGCATGCGGTAGGCGAGTACGTCGCCCATCGTGTAGCGGCCCGAGTTGCGCAGCGGTTCGGCGACCAGCAGGAGGGCGACGAGCCAGGCGACGAGGAAGCCGATGGAGTACAGGAAGCCGTCGTAGCCGAAGAGGGCGATGGCGCCGGCGATGCCGAGGAAGGACGCGGCGGACATGTAGTCACCGGAGACGGCGAGGCCGTTCTGGAAGCCGGTGAACTGCCGTCCGCCCGCGTAGAAGTCGGCGGCGTCCTTGGTCTGCCGGCCCGCCCAGACGGTGATGACGAGGGTCGCGACGACGAACACCGCGAACAGGGTGATGATCAGCGTCCGGTGCTCGCTCGCCTCGCCGGCGGCCAGCAGCGTGTGCGGTACGGCGCTCATGCTCCGCCCTCCATCCGGGACTTGATGGCCTCGGCCCGGGGGTCGAGCCGGGTGGCGGCGCGGCGGGCGTACCACCAGGCGATCAGGAACGTGGTGAGGAACTGGGCGAGGCCCAGGACGAGGGCGACGTTGATGTGGCCGGCCACCTTGATGCCCATGAAGTCGCCCGCGTAGTTGGACAGCAGGACGTACAGCAGGTACCAGGCGGCGAAGGCGATCGTCAGGGGGAAGGCGAAGGAGCGGTGGGCGCGGCGCAGTTCACCGAACTCCGCGCTCTGCTGCACCTCGGTGAACTCCTCGGCGGAGGGAAGGCGGGTCGGGGTCTGCGCGGGTGGCGGTGTCTCGGTAGCCACGGAGTCTCCTCGCGTCACGGACGTGCGCTTGTTCATCTCACAGGGACGGGACCACATTACAAGGAGTCATCACTCGACTCCATCGGGTGATTCCCGTAGGGGGCCTGACCTTTCGGCCCTCCCGTCCACGGTCACGGCGCCGCCCGGGGAGCGGTTCAAGTCCCCCTGGGCCTTTCGGGGATCAGCGCCGGGGGATAGCTTCGGCCCAGCACCGTCTCGTCATGTACCTGCCCGGACCGTCACCGTGTTCCGGGCGGTTCCGTATCCGGATGATGTGGAGATCCCATGGCTCATCTGTGCTCCAGACGCCGACT
This sequence is a window from Streptomyces rubradiris. Protein-coding genes within it:
- a CDS encoding cation acetate symporter, yielding MSAVPHTLLAAGEASEHRTLIITLFAVFVVATLVITVWAGRQTKDAADFYAGGRQFTGFQNGLAVSGDYMSAASFLGIAGAIALFGYDGFLYSIGFLVAWLVALLLVAEPLRNSGRYTMGDVLAYRMRQRPVRTAAGTSTIVVSIFYLLAQMAGAGVLVSLLLGITSDGGKIGIVALVGLLMIVYVTIGGMKGTTWVQMVKAVLLIAGAVLLTFLVLLKFDFNISELLGRAADNSGKGSAFLEPGLRYGATGTSKLDFLSLGIALVLGTAGLPHILIRFYTVPTAKAARKSVLWAIGLIGVFYLMTLALGFGAAALIKPGEIIASNKAGNTAAPLLALHLGGVDSNWGAILLATISAVAFATILAVVAGLTLASSSSFAHDIYANVLKKGRATEQQEVRAARWATVGIGAVSIVLGALARDLNVAGLVALAFAVAASANLPTILYSLFWKRFTTAGALWSIYGGLVTAVGLVLFSPVVSGKPTSMFPGVDFHWFPLENPGLISIPVGFLLGVVGTLLSKETPDAAKYAELEVRSLTGTGAH
- a CDS encoding DUF485 domain-containing protein, which codes for MATETPPPAQTPTRLPSAEEFTEVQQSAEFGELRRAHRSFAFPLTIAFAAWYLLYVLLSNYAGDFMGIKVAGHINVALVLGLAQFLTTFLIAWWYARRAATRLDPRAEAIKSRMEGGA